ATCGTTGGCGAAAAAAACGCTGGAAGGATATGCCAGAATACCGGTATAAATTTTGTACGCGTTAGTAAAGACGGAGAGACCGCTGCCGATTATTGTGAAGCCGCTGCAAAAATGGTGCTGGCAGAAACGACTAATGTAAGCGGAGTTGTGTTTGTATCACAAACTCCTGATTACATTTTGCCTGCTACCAGCTGCGTCTTGCAGCATAAACTTGGCTTGCCGTCCGATGTTGTTTGCTATGATGTGAATGCTGGCTGTACCGGGTTCATAAAAGGGCTTCACCTTGCTTCGATGATAGCCTCGTCGACTGAAGGCGATGTCCTGTTGTTGGTCGGTGATACAATGACTAAACATGTATCACCTAAAGACCATTCTTTGTTTCTGCTGATGGGTGACGCCGGCTCCGCGACGTTAGTTTCGCCTATAAAAGAAAGCCGCATGGCTTTTAATCTTAAAACGCATGGTGAAGGATACAAATCACTGATGATCCCTGCCGGGGGGAATCGGCTGCTGTCGTCAGACGCCTCCAGGCAAGTTGTGGAGTGCGAGAAAGGGAATTGGCGCTCCCAGGAACATCTTTACATGGACGGCATGTCGATAATGCTTTTCGCTTTGTCAAAAGCGACGTCTCTCATTGAGGAAGAAAGCGCTGTGCTGACTTGCCCTCCGGACCTCTACGTATTTCATCAGGCTAACGAGTTTATCGTGAAATCCATGGCAAAGAATCTAAAACTTGACAGCGACAAAGTAATTTTATCAGTAAAGGACTATGGAAATACTGGCCCTGCGTCAA
The sequence above is drawn from the Cloacibacillus sp. genome and encodes:
- a CDS encoding ketoacyl-ACP synthase III, which translates into the protein MRAVIDGIGIKAISVAVPKQKRGYDDLAKIVGEKNAGRICQNTGINFVRVSKDGETAADYCEAAAKMVLAETTNVSGVVFVSQTPDYILPATSCVLQHKLGLPSDVVCYDVNAGCTGFIKGLHLASMIASSTEGDVLLLVGDTMTKHVSPKDHSLFLLMGDAGSATLVSPIKESRMAFNLKTHGEGYKSLMIPAGGNRLLSSDASRQVVECEKGNWRSQEHLYMDGMSIMLFALSKATSLIEEESAVLTCPPDLYVFHQANEFIVKSMAKNLKLDSDKVILSVKDYGNTGPASIPLALCDTLPNHSQNIRKNALLAGFGVGLTLATLITDLSNTKFHAVQEI